In Desulfovibrio inopinatus DSM 10711, the sequence TCACAAATTTAAAGCGTTACCCATCGATATTACCCACTTTGCTCGATATGGAGCGTGCCCATGTTATGTCGCTTGATGGGCGAGGGATGTTTCATCTTTCCGGTGTCTATGGCTCATTGCCGTCAGATCTGGACACAGAACTCAAACGCTTTGGGCTCAAAATCGGCAAGTTTGCGGTCGGAGACGACGCCATGTACGAGCGGAACCGCAATTTTGTATACCAATTCCTCATGGAACTTCATGGCTTCCCGATTGTGTCCGAACGTCGCACATCGGCATCATTGTTTGCTCGACGTCTCTTCCGCATGGGAGAAAATTTCCTCGTTCGCGTTATGGGACAATCAGATCGCACGATAACAACGCTGTATTCGCATCCTGAAAACAAGCACTACCCCAGAGTGGAAAAAATAGCGCTGGTCGCTGTCGACGAGCAACAAAAAGACGTTCTCGCCAAGCTCGGTGACGGTGGTTTCTTTATCGATCCAGAGAAACGTATTGTCGCGTTACGAGTTATCTACCGACAACACAAATACAGCCACAAAAACGTCCGTCAAGATCGTGCGCTCTCGGTTTGGCGGCAGGAAGTCATTCATCCGTTAACCGGCGAATCGCTGGACAACATCAATATTATTAAAGATACGTACAATATGTTTCTTCGCCTCAATGATATTGTACGAGGTGAATATGTTGGGAGAATAGTTTATAAGCGAACGGAAATTATCGAAAATACAGATACCGATGAAAAACGCCTGAAGTTTCTTTATGCATGGTTGAGCAAACATCAACGACGTATTATTGGCTACTCCGACGAGTTTTATGCCAATGTTGTTCTTGCTCTTGATTCATATATGCTTTCTCCGCAAAATCACGATCGTTTTGCGCCACATCGTAGTCTTTATCGTGAAGTATGGGCAAAATACAGCTACATTCAACAGGCCAGAAAAGTAAAACAACTTGAAGATCTCAAAGACAGACAGTTCAAGGGAAAGAAAATAAAATACATTGAAATGCTTACCAGCTTCAGTGAGATTCTCAATGATCTAAAATTTGAAATTGTCAGCTATTTCGATACACTGGTCGAGCAAGTGTTGTTTTTGTGCGAATCCATACTCAATGACCCGTACCTGCTTCGCACCTATATCATGAAGAAGGACGATGAACTGACCCCGTATGGCCTGTCAATTAAAAAGACGTATGGCCGCATCGTCATGACACTTGACGAGTTTAAGCTTATCCGAAAATCCCGCCGTAGCCAGACGAAAAACGCTCCGGAAACGGTGGAGACATCACAATCCGCAAAAATCGCTTTATCTTGAAAAAACAGGGTATGCGCAAAGGAGATCTCGTGGAAACACTCAAGGTAACGCCACTCACAGAGTGGCACAAGGCACACGACGCGAAAATGGCCCCATTTGCTGGCTATGACATGCCCATCCAATATACCAAGATACTCACGGAGCACGAGCAAACTCGCACCAAAGCCGGGGTGTTCGACATCTGCCATATGGGAGAATTTCTCATTTCGGGCGAGAATGCTGCCCAGGCATTGGGCAAGGTTGTCACACATAATCTCACGACACTGATGCCGGGGCGCTGTCGGTATGGGTTCCTTCTCAACCCTGAGGGCGGTATTCTTGACGATCTCATCATCTACTGTCTTGAGCAAGATCGATACATGCTCGTTGTGAATGCCGCGCGGACAGCATTGGATTACGATTGGCTCAAAAAGCATCTTCCTGAGCATATCACTCTGGAGGATATCTCTGATCAAACCGCCAAAATTGACCTCCAAGGCCCCCGTTCCTATGCCGTGCTTACTTCGGTATTAGGTCAAAATATCGAATTGAAATATTTCAATTTCACAACGCTCTCGTATGAGGGAGAAAATCTTCTCGTCAGCCGCACCGGCTATACCGGCGAACTCGGATTTGAGTTCTATTTGCCGGTCTCCAAAGCCCTTGGTTTATGGGAAGCATTGATCGCTCACAACGATGTCGAACCTGTTGGCCTGGGCGCACGCGACACGCTCCGGCTTGAGATGGGGCTGCCATTGTACGGTCAAGACCTCGACGAACACCATACGCCGTCTGAGGCCGGCATGACGTGGCTTCCTGCATCCGACGCCGATTATGTCGGTAAAAGTCAATCCAGCACCATTCGCCAACGACTTGTTCCTCTCGTCATTGAAGGACGACGGAGCGCCAGACACCATGATGCGGTCAAAGATGCGTCCGATAACACCGTCGGCGTTGTCACGAGCGGATCTTTTGCACCAAGCTTGGGTCACGTTGTCGCGCTGGCCTATATCAACGCCGACGCTGCCGACCAGGATGCCTTTTTCATCGAAGCATCACGCACCAAGCTTGAAGCGAAAAAGACCGAACTGCCCTTCTATAAAAAGGGCACCGCGCGCATAAAGCTTGAAGACGCACAATAAAGCTGACGTCATGTCGCGCATCGACACATTTTATCTCGCTCCGGAGAACTGGCAAGAACCCTTTGTGCTCAGTGGTCATGAAGCCGGTCATCTTCTGCGTGTCTTGCGAGCCAAGCCCGGCCAGACTATCCGCCTCTTCGACGGACAAGGCCGGGCCGGCCTGTTTCGTATCATACAGACAGACCGCGCCTGTGCACGACTTGAGTGCCTTGAGATGCACACGATGGATCGCCCGGCGCAACGAATCCACCTTGCTGTTGGTTTTGGCAAAACATCCCGCCGTGCCTGGTTTCTCGAAAAATGTGTTGAGCTCGAAGCGACATCGGTCACGTTCTGGCAAGCACGTCGCAGTCAAGGACGCGTACCGACCATGGTGAAAACGAGCTGGACCGACAACCTCATTGCCGGCGCCAAACAATCGGACAACCCGTTTTTGCCAGAGCTTGATGTCGCACCAGGAGGTTCTGCCGAGATCATCCGACGATTCCCCAACACCTCAAGCCGATACATTCTCTGTCAGGACGGAACCCCAATCACCGCTGCTGAAATGACCGCACCGGGAGACCATGCTGTTGTCATCGGTCCGGAAGGTGGATTCGATCCAGACGAAATCGATGCATTTTCGCACGCTGGATTTACCAAACGC encodes:
- the gcvT gene encoding glycine cleavage system aminomethyltransferase GcvT; this translates as METLKVTPLTEWHKAHDAKMAPFAGYDMPIQYTKILTEHEQTRTKAGVFDICHMGEFLISGENAAQALGKVVTHNLTTLMPGRCRYGFLLNPEGGILDDLIIYCLEQDRYMLVVNAARTALDYDWLKKHLPEHITLEDISDQTAKIDLQGPRSYAVLTSVLGQNIELKYFNFTTLSYEGENLLVSRTGYTGELGFEFYLPVSKALGLWEALIAHNDVEPVGLGARDTLRLEMGLPLYGQDLDEHHTPSEAGMTWLPASDADYVGKSQSSTIRQRLVPLVIEGRRSARHHDAVKDASDNTVGVVTSGSFAPSLGHVVALAYINADAADQDAFFIEASRTKLEAKKTELPFYKKGTARIKLEDAQ
- a CDS encoding 16S rRNA (uracil(1498)-N(3))-methyltransferase; translated protein: MSRIDTFYLAPENWQEPFVLSGHEAGHLLRVLRAKPGQTIRLFDGQGRAGLFRIIQTDRACARLECLEMHTMDRPAQRIHLAVGFGKTSRRAWFLEKCVELEATSVTFWQARRSQGRVPTMVKTSWTDNLIAGAKQSDNPFLPELDVAPGGSAEIIRRFPNTSSRYILCQDGTPITAAEMTAPGDHAVVIGPEGGFDPDEIDAFSHAGFTKRSLGHRVLRWETAALMCLGLFFWVNSHDDGPTSDASSAASFSL